AAAGAATTTTTCTAATCCTGTATAAAAAGGATTTTGCCCGAGAGCGTCTTAAAAAAGAATTTAGCTCCCGGGAAGAAAACACGCCCAGATTCGTTTCTTGAAACGCTTCTGTTAAAAATCCCGAACTTCATAAAATTCTAAACAAAAAGCTGAAAAGAAGCTACTTGGTAATTTTGATAGTCGTTTCCAGCTGATTTTAGAATTAACTTTGAAAAAGAGGGATGTCGATGAGGTAAAAACCTTTTTCATCTTTTTTATAACTTCTATCTATTTTCTATCTTTTTTCTCTGAACTGAATTTTAAATCCATACAATGATCAGGACTTCAAAAGAATAATAAATGCATAGAGTTTATGCGTGAAAGAAGAGCTAAAAAAAGGGATAAAGATATAAAGAATCTCAGAATCATTTTATACAGGCTAAATAAAATAATATACTAAATAAGGCAATAGATTAAGACTATAGCCATAAAACAAATGGAGAATAACATGTTACAGGGGGGCAAAAGTAATGCTGGAAGAAATTTCTATCCGGATAAGGGAGAATTTCGAGGTTAAAGATAAGATCAGGGAAGAAGGACTGAAAATTTCAAGGGAAATTGTAAGGGAATGCAGGACAGCAAGTTTTGCCCTGCATGGAAAGAATTTTGAAAAAGCAGGTAACAACATAGAGGCGGCTGGAAAGGCTTTAAAAAAACTTGAGTCCCGGTTCGAAGGACATGCTGACATTTACCACGCCGGATTTGTAGAACATGCCCAGCAAGAATATTCGGAAGTTGCAGTTCTCTACAGCCTTTTAAAAGACGAAGGAAAGACACAGAATATTCCATCTCCGGACGAACTGAGAATTGAGTACGCCGCCTATCTTAACGGGCTTGGAGACGTAGTGGGAGAGCTCAGAAGGCATGTCCTTGACCTTATCAGGGAAGATTCTTTTGAAAAAGCCGAAGTATTTTTAGGGATCATGGAAAATATTCATGCAGTCCTTATGGACTTTGACTACCCTGACGCGATAACCGGCGGACTCAGACGAAAGACCGATATATCCCGCTCCCTGATAGAAAAAACACGCGGCGATGTGGTAAACTCAATTCAGCAGAAAAAGCTTGAGCTTGCA
The Methanosarcina sp. WWM596 DNA segment above includes these coding regions:
- a CDS encoding haloacid dehalogenase, whose product is MLEEISIRIRENFEVKDKIREEGLKISREIVRECRTASFALHGKNFEKAGNNIEAAGKALKKLESRFEGHADIYHAGFVEHAQQEYSEVAVLYSLLKDEGKTQNIPSPDELRIEYAAYLNGLGDVVGELRRHVLDLIREDSFEKAEVFLGIMENIHAVLMDFDYPDAITGGLRRKTDISRSLIEKTRGDVVNSIQQKKLELAMQSLKSRL